A genomic stretch from Carassius auratus strain Wakin chromosome 35, ASM336829v1, whole genome shotgun sequence includes:
- the LOC113054174 gene encoding tight junction protein ZO-2-like isoform X1: MKYKKFITIMQAAIGIVPLNKRELLPPGRRLWRPSGDQSNQIELFRSSRSKRFSLTHEVQYLCLRRLSVPSYPALLQNPVMEETVWEQYTVTLQRDSKKGFGIAVSGGRDNPNEDGEPSIVVSDVLQGGPADGLLFENDRVIQVNNVPMDCVQYGFAVQTLRKCGKVAKITVKRPRKIPVSVVKRGPSLDDRVFSGDYNDDYELDQRSVYSGRGYMDDHDRDYERSRGRSMERGVSPDRQYRRDGSRGRTLDLERSPDRRYRSDHNLDLDHSLDRRYRSDRTLDRNYSPDRRYRSEHNLDRERSPDRQYRSDRALDRSHSPETRYRPEPARVYSRENLASDYERRRSEPRQDEPMRRSSSRDRLDHSPSPPPPQRLEPLEKPLNVTLLKSRPSDEYGLRLGSQLFIKETTSTGLASKEGKLQEGDIILKINGTVTENLSLSDAGKLIEKSRGKLQLMVQRDRSQVLIRVPPMADSDSEIDDISDIESYRSYSPQEDRRSHHSDLSSHSSNERLQDKSRDEPPNRLAKMGAMPTPFRAAPVELPPPPVEKEEPRSLSPAPVVTAAPKSVPVKAKPLPKVPLRPSPEEQEIYGPNTVMVRFQKGDSVGLRLAGGNDVGIFIAGVQEDSPAEIEGLRTGDQIVKVNNMDFRGMIREDAVLYLLEIPKGEDVTILSQSKPDVYKDILASGRGDNFFIRTHFEYEKELPQSLTFSRGEVFKVVDTLYDGKLGNWLAIRMDKDNQLLEKGIIPNKSRAEQMANVQNAQKGAANDRGDFWRLRGQRAAKKKDLRKSREDLSATPVTTRFPAYERVVLREAGFRRPVVIFGPISDAANEKLANDLPDEFIVAKTEPKDAGSEKSSGVVRLNTIRQIIEQDLHALLDVTPKAVDTLNYTQWYPIVIFLNPDSKQGVKTMRNRLAPGSSRSSRKLYEQAVKLRKTCSHLFTATIDLNSSHDAWYGSLKDAIREQQEKAVWVCESKLDGSEDDLDLHDDCMSYLSAMSADYLSMDSRLTSDYEDEGGAYTDTELDETTDEPQPMSAISRSSEPVSEERPIPVPHERSKKPASREVQRDPSPPPSFVPEPPKVRAASRPADSRSSSTVSSDPPVSNKPLPPPVAQKPSFTVRTGSAEETTSDPVDDPANRTFRGKVKAFEQMDHLARAKRMQELQEAEQARLEISQKHPDIYAVPLKPKPNQNRPQPIGSNSESQSSSKAPYSESRSHRRADDDDDDEEEEYRRQLADQTRRGYYSAQKYNDTEL; encoded by the exons ATGAAGTACAAGAAATTCATCACCATCATGCAAGCAGCCATCGGGATCGTGCCTCTCAACAAGCGCGAGCTGCTGCCCCCCGGCCGGAGGCTGTGGAGACCCTCGGG TGACCAGTCCAACCAGATCGAGTTATTCCGATCCAGCCGCTCCAAAAGGTTTTCTTTGACCCACGAAGTTCAGTATTTGTGTCTGCGACGCCTCTCTGTTCCCAGCTACCCGGCCCTTTTACAG AACCCAGTCATGGAGGAGACGGTGTGGGAGCAGTACACTGTGACCCTACAGCGG GACTCCAAGAAGGGCTTTGGCATTGCTGTGTCTGGAGGGCGGGACAATCCAAACGAAGATGGAGAACCGTCAATCGTTGTTTCCGATGTGCTGCAAGGGGGTCCTGCTGATGGCTTGCTATT TGAAAATGACCGAGTGATCCAGGTCAACAATGTGCCCATGGACTGTGTCCAATATGGCTTCGCAGTGCAGACTCTCCGCAAATGTGGCAAAGTAGCCAAAATC ACGGTAAAGAGACCAAGAAAAATTCCCGTCAGCGTGGTCAAACGTGGCCCGTCCCTAGACGACCGCGTCTTCAGCGGCGACTACAACGACGACTATGAGCTGGACCAGCGCAGCGTCTACAGCGGCCGCGGCTACATGGATGATCATGATCGTGACTACGAGCGCAGCCGCGGGAGGAGCATGGAGCGCGGCGTGAGCCCCGACAGACAGTACAGACGAGACGGCAGCCGCGGCCGAACGCTGGACCTCGAGCGCAGCCCCGACCGCCGCTACCGAAGTGACCACAACCTGGATCTTGACCACAGCCTGGACCGCCGCTACCGAAGCGATCGCACGCTGGACCGCAACTACAGCCCGGACCGACGCTATCGCAGCGAACACAACCTGGACAGAGAGCGGAGTCCGGACAGACAGTACCGCAGCGACCGTGCACTGGACAGATCACACAGTCCTGAGACGCGCTACAGGCCCGAACCGGCTCGGGTGTACAGCAGAGAGAATCTAGCCAGTGACTACGAGCGCAGGAGGTCCGAGCCGCGCCAGGACGAACCCATGAGGAGGAGTAGCAGTCGAGACCGGCTGGATCACTCGCCCTCACCCCCGCCACCACAGCGACTCGAACCCTTGGAGAAGCCACTCAATGTTACTCTTCTAAAGAGCCGCCCAAGTGACG AATATGGCCTTCGTCTTGGCAGTCAGCTGTTCATCAAAGAGACGACGAGCACAGGCTTGGCCTCCAAAGAAGGCAAACTACAGGAAGGCGACATCATTCTGAAA ATTAACGGTACGGTCACAGAGAACCTGTCTCTGAGCGACGCAGGGAAGCTGATCGAGAAGTCTCGTGGGAAGCTGCAGCTGATGGTGCAGAGGGATCGCAGTCAGGTGCTCATCCGAGTCCCACCCATGGCAGACAGCGACTCCGAAATAGATG ATATCTCCGATATTGAGTCGTACCGCTCCTATTCTCCTCAAGAGGACCGACGCAGTCATCACTCTGACCTCTCCTCACACTCCTCTAATGAGAGACTGCAGGACAAAAGCAG AGATGAGCCTCCTAACAGACTGGCTAAAATGGGAGCGATGCCGACTCCGTTCAGAGCGGCGCCGGTGGAGCTCCCGCCTCCACCTGTAGAGAAGGAAGAGCCTCGCAGCCTGTCTCCAG CTCCTGTGGTAACTGCTGCTCCGAAAAGTGTTCCAGTGAAAGCCAAGCCTCTGCCAAAGGTTCCCCTGCGGCCCAGTCCGGAGGAGCAGGAGATATACGG CCCCAACACTGTGATGGTGCGCTTCCAGAAGGGCGATAGTGTTGGCCTGCGTCTCGCTGGAGGAAACGATGTGGGCATTTTTATCGCAGGCGTTCAGGAGGACAGTCCTGCAGAGATCGAGGGACTCCGCACCGGAGACCAGATCGTGAAG GTGAATAATATGGATTTCAGAGGAATGATCCGGGAAGACGCAGTCCTGTATTTACTAGAGATTCCCAAAGGAGAGGATGTGACCATCCTGTCTCAAAGCAAACCTGATG tttataaAGACATCCTGGCCTCGGGACGAGGTGATAACTTCTTCATCAGAACTCACTTTGAATATGAGAAAGAGCTCCCTCAGAGCTTGACCTTCTCCAGAGGAGAGGTTTTTAAAGTGGTGGACACCCTGTATGATGGAAAGCTGGGTAACTGGCTGGCCATCCGCATGGACAAAGACAATCAGCTCCTGGAGAAAGGCATCATACCCAACAAGAGCAG AGCGGAGCAGATGGCAAACGTTCAGAACGCACAGAAAGGCGCTGCCAATGACAGAGGAGACTTCTGGAGGCTGAGAGGTCAAAGAGCAGCCAAGAAAAAAGACCTTCGCAAGAGCAGAGAGGATCTGAGCGCTACCCCGGTCACCACACGCTTCCCAGCCTACGAGAGAGTGGTGCTGCGGGAAG CTGGGTTCAGGAGACCTGTCGTAATATTCGGCCCCATTTCAGATGCAGCCAATGAAAAACTGGCCAATGATCTTCCAGATGAGTTTATCGTAGCGA AGACCGAACCAAAAGACGCGGGCTCAGAGAAGTCGTCTGGTGTCGTGAGACTCAATACTATTCGTCAGATCATCGAGCAG GATCTACACGCTCTGCTCGATGTCACCCCGAAGGCTGTGGACACCCTGAACTACACCCAGTGGTATCCCATCGTCATTTTCCTCAACCCAGACAGTAAGCAGGGGGTGAAGACCATGAGAAACCGCCTGGCTCCCGGATCTAGCCGCAGTTCACGCAAGCTTTACGAACAAGCAGTTAAACTGCGCAAAACCTGCTCCCACCTGTTCACTG CTACCATTGATCTGAACTCTTCCCATGATGCCTGGTATGGAAGTCTCAAGGATGCCATACGAGAACAACAAGAGAAAGCTGTCTGGGTCTGTGAAAGCAAG CTGGATGGGTCTGAGGACGACCTGGATCTCCACGATGACTGTATGTCGTACCTGTCGGCCATGAGCGCAGACTACCTGAGCATGGACAGCCGTCTGACCAGCGACTACGAGGATGAGGGCGGCGCATACACCGACACCGAGCTTGACGAGACCACGGACGAGCCACAGCCGATGTCAGCCATCAGCCGCTCGTCCGAGCCTGTTAGCGAGGAG AGACCCATACCTGTTCCTCATGAGCGTTCAAAGAAGCCTGCGAGCAGAGAGGTGCAGCGGGACCCCAGCCCGCCTCCATCATTTGTTCCTGAGCCCCCAAAG GTGCGGGCAGCTTCTCGTCCTGCAGACTCTCGCTCCAGCAGCACAGTCAGCAGTGACCCTCCTGTCAGTAACAAACCTCTTCCACCGCCGGTGGCTCAGAAGCCCAGCTTCACAGTGAGGACGGGCTCAGCTGAAGAAACGACCTCTGACCCTGTAGATGACCCCGCCAACCGCACCTTCCGGGGAAAGGTGAAGGCCTTTGAGCAAATGGACCACCTGGCCCGGGCCAAGAGGATGCAGGAGCTGCAGGAGGCGGAGCAAGCACGG CTGGAAATATCTCAGAAACATCCAGATATTTATGCAGTTCCCCTCAAgcccaaaccaaaccaaaacaggcCTCAGCCCATTGG CTCAAACTCTGAGTCCCAGAGCTCCTCCAAAGCGCCGTATTCAGAGAGCCGCTCTCACCGCCGcgccgatgatgatgatgatgatgaagaagaggagtATCGCCGGCAGCTGGCAGACCAAACCCGCAGGGGCTACTACAGCGCCCAGAAATACAACGACACTGAACTCTAA
- the LOC113054174 gene encoding tight junction protein ZO-2-like isoform X3, with the protein MFRTFNPVMEETVWEQYTVTLQRDSKKGFGIAVSGGRDNPNEDGEPSIVVSDVLQGGPADGLLFENDRVIQVNNVPMDCVQYGFAVQTLRKCGKVAKITVKRPRKIPVSVVKRGPSLDDRVFSGDYNDDYELDQRSVYSGRGYMDDHDRDYERSRGRSMERGVSPDRQYRRDGSRGRTLDLERSPDRRYRSDHNLDLDHSLDRRYRSDRTLDRNYSPDRRYRSEHNLDRERSPDRQYRSDRALDRSHSPETRYRPEPARVYSRENLASDYERRRSEPRQDEPMRRSSSRDRLDHSPSPPPPQRLEPLEKPLNVTLLKSRPSDEYGLRLGSQLFIKETTSTGLASKEGKLQEGDIILKINGTVTENLSLSDAGKLIEKSRGKLQLMVQRDRSQVLIRVPPMADSDSEIDDISDIESYRSYSPQEDRRSHHSDLSSHSSNERLQDKSRDEPPNRLAKMGAMPTPFRAAPVELPPPPVEKEEPRSLSPAPVVTAAPKSVPVKAKPLPKVPLRPSPEEQEIYGPNTVMVRFQKGDSVGLRLAGGNDVGIFIAGVQEDSPAEIEGLRTGDQIVKVNNMDFRGMIREDAVLYLLEIPKGEDVTILSQSKPDVYKDILASGRGDNFFIRTHFEYEKELPQSLTFSRGEVFKVVDTLYDGKLGNWLAIRMDKDNQLLEKGIIPNKSRAEQMANVQNAQKGAANDRGDFWRLRGQRAAKKKDLRKSREDLSATPVTTRFPAYERVVLREAGFRRPVVIFGPISDAANEKLANDLPDEFIVAKTEPKDAGSEKSSGVVRLNTIRQIIEQDLHALLDVTPKAVDTLNYTQWYPIVIFLNPDSKQGVKTMRNRLAPGSSRSSRKLYEQAVKLRKTCSHLFTATIDLNSSHDAWYGSLKDAIREQQEKAVWVCESKLDGSEDDLDLHDDCMSYLSAMSADYLSMDSRLTSDYEDEGGAYTDTELDETTDEPQPMSAISRSSEPVSEERPIPVPHERSKKPASREVQRDPSPPPSFVPEPPKVRAASRPADSRSSSTVSSDPPVSNKPLPPPVAQKPSFTVRTGSAEETTSDPVDDPANRTFRGKVKAFEQMDHLARAKRMQELQEAEQARLEISQKHPDIYAVPLKPKPNQNRPQPIGSNSESQSSSKAPYSESRSHRRADDDDDDEEEEYRRQLADQTRRGYYSAQKYNDTEL; encoded by the exons ATGTTCAGGACTTTT AACCCAGTCATGGAGGAGACGGTGTGGGAGCAGTACACTGTGACCCTACAGCGG GACTCCAAGAAGGGCTTTGGCATTGCTGTGTCTGGAGGGCGGGACAATCCAAACGAAGATGGAGAACCGTCAATCGTTGTTTCCGATGTGCTGCAAGGGGGTCCTGCTGATGGCTTGCTATT TGAAAATGACCGAGTGATCCAGGTCAACAATGTGCCCATGGACTGTGTCCAATATGGCTTCGCAGTGCAGACTCTCCGCAAATGTGGCAAAGTAGCCAAAATC ACGGTAAAGAGACCAAGAAAAATTCCCGTCAGCGTGGTCAAACGTGGCCCGTCCCTAGACGACCGCGTCTTCAGCGGCGACTACAACGACGACTATGAGCTGGACCAGCGCAGCGTCTACAGCGGCCGCGGCTACATGGATGATCATGATCGTGACTACGAGCGCAGCCGCGGGAGGAGCATGGAGCGCGGCGTGAGCCCCGACAGACAGTACAGACGAGACGGCAGCCGCGGCCGAACGCTGGACCTCGAGCGCAGCCCCGACCGCCGCTACCGAAGTGACCACAACCTGGATCTTGACCACAGCCTGGACCGCCGCTACCGAAGCGATCGCACGCTGGACCGCAACTACAGCCCGGACCGACGCTATCGCAGCGAACACAACCTGGACAGAGAGCGGAGTCCGGACAGACAGTACCGCAGCGACCGTGCACTGGACAGATCACACAGTCCTGAGACGCGCTACAGGCCCGAACCGGCTCGGGTGTACAGCAGAGAGAATCTAGCCAGTGACTACGAGCGCAGGAGGTCCGAGCCGCGCCAGGACGAACCCATGAGGAGGAGTAGCAGTCGAGACCGGCTGGATCACTCGCCCTCACCCCCGCCACCACAGCGACTCGAACCCTTGGAGAAGCCACTCAATGTTACTCTTCTAAAGAGCCGCCCAAGTGACG AATATGGCCTTCGTCTTGGCAGTCAGCTGTTCATCAAAGAGACGACGAGCACAGGCTTGGCCTCCAAAGAAGGCAAACTACAGGAAGGCGACATCATTCTGAAA ATTAACGGTACGGTCACAGAGAACCTGTCTCTGAGCGACGCAGGGAAGCTGATCGAGAAGTCTCGTGGGAAGCTGCAGCTGATGGTGCAGAGGGATCGCAGTCAGGTGCTCATCCGAGTCCCACCCATGGCAGACAGCGACTCCGAAATAGATG ATATCTCCGATATTGAGTCGTACCGCTCCTATTCTCCTCAAGAGGACCGACGCAGTCATCACTCTGACCTCTCCTCACACTCCTCTAATGAGAGACTGCAGGACAAAAGCAG AGATGAGCCTCCTAACAGACTGGCTAAAATGGGAGCGATGCCGACTCCGTTCAGAGCGGCGCCGGTGGAGCTCCCGCCTCCACCTGTAGAGAAGGAAGAGCCTCGCAGCCTGTCTCCAG CTCCTGTGGTAACTGCTGCTCCGAAAAGTGTTCCAGTGAAAGCCAAGCCTCTGCCAAAGGTTCCCCTGCGGCCCAGTCCGGAGGAGCAGGAGATATACGG CCCCAACACTGTGATGGTGCGCTTCCAGAAGGGCGATAGTGTTGGCCTGCGTCTCGCTGGAGGAAACGATGTGGGCATTTTTATCGCAGGCGTTCAGGAGGACAGTCCTGCAGAGATCGAGGGACTCCGCACCGGAGACCAGATCGTGAAG GTGAATAATATGGATTTCAGAGGAATGATCCGGGAAGACGCAGTCCTGTATTTACTAGAGATTCCCAAAGGAGAGGATGTGACCATCCTGTCTCAAAGCAAACCTGATG tttataaAGACATCCTGGCCTCGGGACGAGGTGATAACTTCTTCATCAGAACTCACTTTGAATATGAGAAAGAGCTCCCTCAGAGCTTGACCTTCTCCAGAGGAGAGGTTTTTAAAGTGGTGGACACCCTGTATGATGGAAAGCTGGGTAACTGGCTGGCCATCCGCATGGACAAAGACAATCAGCTCCTGGAGAAAGGCATCATACCCAACAAGAGCAG AGCGGAGCAGATGGCAAACGTTCAGAACGCACAGAAAGGCGCTGCCAATGACAGAGGAGACTTCTGGAGGCTGAGAGGTCAAAGAGCAGCCAAGAAAAAAGACCTTCGCAAGAGCAGAGAGGATCTGAGCGCTACCCCGGTCACCACACGCTTCCCAGCCTACGAGAGAGTGGTGCTGCGGGAAG CTGGGTTCAGGAGACCTGTCGTAATATTCGGCCCCATTTCAGATGCAGCCAATGAAAAACTGGCCAATGATCTTCCAGATGAGTTTATCGTAGCGA AGACCGAACCAAAAGACGCGGGCTCAGAGAAGTCGTCTGGTGTCGTGAGACTCAATACTATTCGTCAGATCATCGAGCAG GATCTACACGCTCTGCTCGATGTCACCCCGAAGGCTGTGGACACCCTGAACTACACCCAGTGGTATCCCATCGTCATTTTCCTCAACCCAGACAGTAAGCAGGGGGTGAAGACCATGAGAAACCGCCTGGCTCCCGGATCTAGCCGCAGTTCACGCAAGCTTTACGAACAAGCAGTTAAACTGCGCAAAACCTGCTCCCACCTGTTCACTG CTACCATTGATCTGAACTCTTCCCATGATGCCTGGTATGGAAGTCTCAAGGATGCCATACGAGAACAACAAGAGAAAGCTGTCTGGGTCTGTGAAAGCAAG CTGGATGGGTCTGAGGACGACCTGGATCTCCACGATGACTGTATGTCGTACCTGTCGGCCATGAGCGCAGACTACCTGAGCATGGACAGCCGTCTGACCAGCGACTACGAGGATGAGGGCGGCGCATACACCGACACCGAGCTTGACGAGACCACGGACGAGCCACAGCCGATGTCAGCCATCAGCCGCTCGTCCGAGCCTGTTAGCGAGGAG AGACCCATACCTGTTCCTCATGAGCGTTCAAAGAAGCCTGCGAGCAGAGAGGTGCAGCGGGACCCCAGCCCGCCTCCATCATTTGTTCCTGAGCCCCCAAAG GTGCGGGCAGCTTCTCGTCCTGCAGACTCTCGCTCCAGCAGCACAGTCAGCAGTGACCCTCCTGTCAGTAACAAACCTCTTCCACCGCCGGTGGCTCAGAAGCCCAGCTTCACAGTGAGGACGGGCTCAGCTGAAGAAACGACCTCTGACCCTGTAGATGACCCCGCCAACCGCACCTTCCGGGGAAAGGTGAAGGCCTTTGAGCAAATGGACCACCTGGCCCGGGCCAAGAGGATGCAGGAGCTGCAGGAGGCGGAGCAAGCACGG CTGGAAATATCTCAGAAACATCCAGATATTTATGCAGTTCCCCTCAAgcccaaaccaaaccaaaacaggcCTCAGCCCATTGG CTCAAACTCTGAGTCCCAGAGCTCCTCCAAAGCGCCGTATTCAGAGAGCCGCTCTCACCGCCGcgccgatgatgatgatgatgatgaagaagaggagtATCGCCGGCAGCTGGCAGACCAAACCCGCAGGGGCTACTACAGCGCCCAGAAATACAACGACACTGAACTCTAA
- the LOC113054174 gene encoding tight junction protein ZO-2-like isoform X2 codes for MKTVLSLHRKWAHTIKAIRILQGINPVMEETVWEQYTVTLQRDSKKGFGIAVSGGRDNPNEDGEPSIVVSDVLQGGPADGLLFENDRVIQVNNVPMDCVQYGFAVQTLRKCGKVAKITVKRPRKIPVSVVKRGPSLDDRVFSGDYNDDYELDQRSVYSGRGYMDDHDRDYERSRGRSMERGVSPDRQYRRDGSRGRTLDLERSPDRRYRSDHNLDLDHSLDRRYRSDRTLDRNYSPDRRYRSEHNLDRERSPDRQYRSDRALDRSHSPETRYRPEPARVYSRENLASDYERRRSEPRQDEPMRRSSSRDRLDHSPSPPPPQRLEPLEKPLNVTLLKSRPSDEYGLRLGSQLFIKETTSTGLASKEGKLQEGDIILKINGTVTENLSLSDAGKLIEKSRGKLQLMVQRDRSQVLIRVPPMADSDSEIDDISDIESYRSYSPQEDRRSHHSDLSSHSSNERLQDKSRDEPPNRLAKMGAMPTPFRAAPVELPPPPVEKEEPRSLSPAPVVTAAPKSVPVKAKPLPKVPLRPSPEEQEIYGPNTVMVRFQKGDSVGLRLAGGNDVGIFIAGVQEDSPAEIEGLRTGDQIVKVNNMDFRGMIREDAVLYLLEIPKGEDVTILSQSKPDVYKDILASGRGDNFFIRTHFEYEKELPQSLTFSRGEVFKVVDTLYDGKLGNWLAIRMDKDNQLLEKGIIPNKSRAEQMANVQNAQKGAANDRGDFWRLRGQRAAKKKDLRKSREDLSATPVTTRFPAYERVVLREAGFRRPVVIFGPISDAANEKLANDLPDEFIVAKTEPKDAGSEKSSGVVRLNTIRQIIEQDLHALLDVTPKAVDTLNYTQWYPIVIFLNPDSKQGVKTMRNRLAPGSSRSSRKLYEQAVKLRKTCSHLFTATIDLNSSHDAWYGSLKDAIREQQEKAVWVCESKLDGSEDDLDLHDDCMSYLSAMSADYLSMDSRLTSDYEDEGGAYTDTELDETTDEPQPMSAISRSSEPVSEERPIPVPHERSKKPASREVQRDPSPPPSFVPEPPKVRAASRPADSRSSSTVSSDPPVSNKPLPPPVAQKPSFTVRTGSAEETTSDPVDDPANRTFRGKVKAFEQMDHLARAKRMQELQEAEQARLEISQKHPDIYAVPLKPKPNQNRPQPIGSNSESQSSSKAPYSESRSHRRADDDDDDEEEEYRRQLADQTRRGYYSAQKYNDTEL; via the exons ATGAAGACGGTCCTCTCGCTGCACAGGAAATGGGCGCACACCATCAAGGCCATTCGCATCCTCCAGGGCATC AACCCAGTCATGGAGGAGACGGTGTGGGAGCAGTACACTGTGACCCTACAGCGG GACTCCAAGAAGGGCTTTGGCATTGCTGTGTCTGGAGGGCGGGACAATCCAAACGAAGATGGAGAACCGTCAATCGTTGTTTCCGATGTGCTGCAAGGGGGTCCTGCTGATGGCTTGCTATT TGAAAATGACCGAGTGATCCAGGTCAACAATGTGCCCATGGACTGTGTCCAATATGGCTTCGCAGTGCAGACTCTCCGCAAATGTGGCAAAGTAGCCAAAATC ACGGTAAAGAGACCAAGAAAAATTCCCGTCAGCGTGGTCAAACGTGGCCCGTCCCTAGACGACCGCGTCTTCAGCGGCGACTACAACGACGACTATGAGCTGGACCAGCGCAGCGTCTACAGCGGCCGCGGCTACATGGATGATCATGATCGTGACTACGAGCGCAGCCGCGGGAGGAGCATGGAGCGCGGCGTGAGCCCCGACAGACAGTACAGACGAGACGGCAGCCGCGGCCGAACGCTGGACCTCGAGCGCAGCCCCGACCGCCGCTACCGAAGTGACCACAACCTGGATCTTGACCACAGCCTGGACCGCCGCTACCGAAGCGATCGCACGCTGGACCGCAACTACAGCCCGGACCGACGCTATCGCAGCGAACACAACCTGGACAGAGAGCGGAGTCCGGACAGACAGTACCGCAGCGACCGTGCACTGGACAGATCACACAGTCCTGAGACGCGCTACAGGCCCGAACCGGCTCGGGTGTACAGCAGAGAGAATCTAGCCAGTGACTACGAGCGCAGGAGGTCCGAGCCGCGCCAGGACGAACCCATGAGGAGGAGTAGCAGTCGAGACCGGCTGGATCACTCGCCCTCACCCCCGCCACCACAGCGACTCGAACCCTTGGAGAAGCCACTCAATGTTACTCTTCTAAAGAGCCGCCCAAGTGACG AATATGGCCTTCGTCTTGGCAGTCAGCTGTTCATCAAAGAGACGACGAGCACAGGCTTGGCCTCCAAAGAAGGCAAACTACAGGAAGGCGACATCATTCTGAAA ATTAACGGTACGGTCACAGAGAACCTGTCTCTGAGCGACGCAGGGAAGCTGATCGAGAAGTCTCGTGGGAAGCTGCAGCTGATGGTGCAGAGGGATCGCAGTCAGGTGCTCATCCGAGTCCCACCCATGGCAGACAGCGACTCCGAAATAGATG ATATCTCCGATATTGAGTCGTACCGCTCCTATTCTCCTCAAGAGGACCGACGCAGTCATCACTCTGACCTCTCCTCACACTCCTCTAATGAGAGACTGCAGGACAAAAGCAG AGATGAGCCTCCTAACAGACTGGCTAAAATGGGAGCGATGCCGACTCCGTTCAGAGCGGCGCCGGTGGAGCTCCCGCCTCCACCTGTAGAGAAGGAAGAGCCTCGCAGCCTGTCTCCAG CTCCTGTGGTAACTGCTGCTCCGAAAAGTGTTCCAGTGAAAGCCAAGCCTCTGCCAAAGGTTCCCCTGCGGCCCAGTCCGGAGGAGCAGGAGATATACGG CCCCAACACTGTGATGGTGCGCTTCCAGAAGGGCGATAGTGTTGGCCTGCGTCTCGCTGGAGGAAACGATGTGGGCATTTTTATCGCAGGCGTTCAGGAGGACAGTCCTGCAGAGATCGAGGGACTCCGCACCGGAGACCAGATCGTGAAG GTGAATAATATGGATTTCAGAGGAATGATCCGGGAAGACGCAGTCCTGTATTTACTAGAGATTCCCAAAGGAGAGGATGTGACCATCCTGTCTCAAAGCAAACCTGATG tttataaAGACATCCTGGCCTCGGGACGAGGTGATAACTTCTTCATCAGAACTCACTTTGAATATGAGAAAGAGCTCCCTCAGAGCTTGACCTTCTCCAGAGGAGAGGTTTTTAAAGTGGTGGACACCCTGTATGATGGAAAGCTGGGTAACTGGCTGGCCATCCGCATGGACAAAGACAATCAGCTCCTGGAGAAAGGCATCATACCCAACAAGAGCAG AGCGGAGCAGATGGCAAACGTTCAGAACGCACAGAAAGGCGCTGCCAATGACAGAGGAGACTTCTGGAGGCTGAGAGGTCAAAGAGCAGCCAAGAAAAAAGACCTTCGCAAGAGCAGAGAGGATCTGAGCGCTACCCCGGTCACCACACGCTTCCCAGCCTACGAGAGAGTGGTGCTGCGGGAAG CTGGGTTCAGGAGACCTGTCGTAATATTCGGCCCCATTTCAGATGCAGCCAATGAAAAACTGGCCAATGATCTTCCAGATGAGTTTATCGTAGCGA AGACCGAACCAAAAGACGCGGGCTCAGAGAAGTCGTCTGGTGTCGTGAGACTCAATACTATTCGTCAGATCATCGAGCAG GATCTACACGCTCTGCTCGATGTCACCCCGAAGGCTGTGGACACCCTGAACTACACCCAGTGGTATCCCATCGTCATTTTCCTCAACCCAGACAGTAAGCAGGGGGTGAAGACCATGAGAAACCGCCTGGCTCCCGGATCTAGCCGCAGTTCACGCAAGCTTTACGAACAAGCAGTTAAACTGCGCAAAACCTGCTCCCACCTGTTCACTG CTACCATTGATCTGAACTCTTCCCATGATGCCTGGTATGGAAGTCTCAAGGATGCCATACGAGAACAACAAGAGAAAGCTGTCTGGGTCTGTGAAAGCAAG CTGGATGGGTCTGAGGACGACCTGGATCTCCACGATGACTGTATGTCGTACCTGTCGGCCATGAGCGCAGACTACCTGAGCATGGACAGCCGTCTGACCAGCGACTACGAGGATGAGGGCGGCGCATACACCGACACCGAGCTTGACGAGACCACGGACGAGCCACAGCCGATGTCAGCCATCAGCCGCTCGTCCGAGCCTGTTAGCGAGGAG AGACCCATACCTGTTCCTCATGAGCGTTCAAAGAAGCCTGCGAGCAGAGAGGTGCAGCGGGACCCCAGCCCGCCTCCATCATTTGTTCCTGAGCCCCCAAAG GTGCGGGCAGCTTCTCGTCCTGCAGACTCTCGCTCCAGCAGCACAGTCAGCAGTGACCCTCCTGTCAGTAACAAACCTCTTCCACCGCCGGTGGCTCAGAAGCCCAGCTTCACAGTGAGGACGGGCTCAGCTGAAGAAACGACCTCTGACCCTGTAGATGACCCCGCCAACCGCACCTTCCGGGGAAAGGTGAAGGCCTTTGAGCAAATGGACCACCTGGCCCGGGCCAAGAGGATGCAGGAGCTGCAGGAGGCGGAGCAAGCACGG CTGGAAATATCTCAGAAACATCCAGATATTTATGCAGTTCCCCTCAAgcccaaaccaaaccaaaacaggcCTCAGCCCATTGG CTCAAACTCTGAGTCCCAGAGCTCCTCCAAAGCGCCGTATTCAGAGAGCCGCTCTCACCGCCGcgccgatgatgatgatgatgatgaagaagaggagtATCGCCGGCAGCTGGCAGACCAAACCCGCAGGGGCTACTACAGCGCCCAGAAATACAACGACACTGAACTCTAA